In a genomic window of Xylophilus rhododendri:
- a CDS encoding outer membrane lipoprotein, translated as MASAAPVVTAPPAVAASRPVVTAPAPAPRSSGTGYTGSYAQPAAAPVARAPVCADCGRIESVTPIQQAAPASGVGAVAGGVLGAVLGNQVGHGNGRMAATLLGAGGGAYLGNTVEKRTRTTTTYQIKVRMDNGTVRTYNHTAPVPVGERVTVEGNGFRLGQGHTYSTQAARDPAYQTVNEPQGQYSTGRY; from the coding sequence CGCCGCCGGCCGTCGCCGCATCCCGCCCGGTGGTCACCGCGCCCGCGCCGGCCCCGCGTAGTTCGGGCACGGGCTATACCGGCAGCTATGCGCAGCCGGCCGCGGCGCCCGTGGCCCGTGCGCCGGTCTGTGCCGATTGCGGCCGCATCGAATCCGTCACGCCGATCCAGCAGGCCGCGCCGGCCAGCGGTGTGGGCGCGGTCGCCGGTGGCGTGCTGGGGGCCGTGCTGGGCAACCAGGTCGGCCATGGCAACGGGCGCATGGCGGCCACGCTGCTGGGCGCGGGTGGTGGCGCGTACCTGGGCAATACGGTCGAGAAACGGACCCGCACCACGACGACCTACCAGATCAAGGTCCGCATGGACAACGGCACCGTGCGTACCTACAACCACACCGCTCCGGTGCCTGTGGGCGAACGGGTGACGGTGGAGGGCAACGGCTTCCGCCTGGGCCAGGGCCACACCTATTCCACGCAGGCGGCGCGCGATCCGGCCTACCAGACGGTCAACGAGCCGCAGGGCCAGTACTCCACCGGCCGTTACTGA